The following are from one region of the Halobacteriovorax vibrionivorans genome:
- the pdxH gene encoding pyridoxamine 5'-phosphate oxidase, producing the protein MSDYKDFIGDFKESPVEIFEKWFQDAQDKEENAPAFILSTVDEHGAPNARTLLLKEVHKGKPLFFTNYNSVKAKEIDGNNNVAMTFYWHRLGKQVRIRGKISKCERDISRSYFQSRAKESQVASLTSKQSESVPSRKNLETEYHENLIRYNNESVPYPENWGGYYVEVNEITFFIYGEHRLNDRFQFVKKGNKWDSLRLYP; encoded by the coding sequence TTGAGCGATTACAAAGACTTTATTGGAGACTTTAAAGAATCACCTGTTGAAATATTTGAAAAATGGTTCCAAGATGCACAAGATAAAGAAGAAAATGCTCCAGCATTTATCTTATCAACAGTGGATGAACACGGTGCTCCAAATGCAAGGACTCTCTTGCTAAAAGAAGTTCACAAAGGAAAGCCTCTCTTTTTTACTAATTATAATTCTGTAAAAGCAAAAGAGATAGATGGTAATAATAATGTTGCAATGACTTTTTATTGGCACCGTCTAGGTAAGCAAGTCCGTATACGTGGGAAAATTAGTAAGTGTGAAAGAGATATTTCAAGAAGCTATTTCCAATCACGAGCTAAGGAAAGCCAAGTTGCAAGCCTTACTTCAAAACAATCAGAATCTGTACCTAGTAGGAAAAATTTAGAAACTGAATACCATGAAAACCTAATACGTTATAATAATGAAAGTGTTCCTTATCCAGAGAATTGGGGAGGGTATTATGTTGAAGTTAATGAGATAACTTTTTTCATTTACGGAGAGCACAGACTTAACGATCGTTTTCAATTTGTTAAAAAAGGTAATAAGTGGGATTCTTTAAGACTTTATCCATAG
- a CDS encoding superoxide dismutase encodes MEHKLPELPWAKDALAPHISAETIEYHYGKHHNAYVTKLNAAIPGTEFENMTLEEIIMKSKGGLFNNAAQVWNHTFYWNCLAPNAGGEATGAVADAINAKWGSFDKFKEEFSNSAATNFGSGWTWLVKNKAGELEIVNTDDAQTPMTDGHTALMTIDVWEHAYYVDYRNARPSYIDAFWKLVNWDFVNKNLA; translated from the coding sequence ATGGAACATAAACTTCCAGAACTACCATGGGCAAAGGATGCTTTAGCACCTCATATTTCAGCTGAAACAATCGAGTATCACTACGGAAAGCATCACAATGCATACGTAACAAAGCTTAACGCAGCGATTCCAGGAACTGAATTTGAAAACATGACTCTTGAAGAGATCATCATGAAGTCAAAGGGTGGATTATTCAATAATGCTGCTCAAGTATGGAACCATACATTTTACTGGAACTGTCTTGCTCCAAACGCAGGTGGAGAAGCAACTGGTGCAGTAGCTGACGCTATTAATGCAAAATGGGGATCATTTGATAAGTTCAAAGAAGAATTCTCTAATTCTGCAGCAACTAACTTTGGTTCAGGTTGGACTTGGCTTGTTAAGAACAAGGCTGGAGAGCTTGAAATCGTTAACACTGACGATGCCCAAACTCCAATGACAGATGGTCACACTGCTCTTATGACAATCGACGTATGGGAACATGCTTACTACGTTGATTACAGAAATGCTCGTCCTTCATATATCGACGCTTTCTGGAAACTAGTTAACTGGGACTTCGTAAACAAGAACCTTGCTTAA
- a CDS encoding efflux RND transporter permease subunit — translation MKRAHSIAESVAKYIVDHTKTCLFLSFLLLAIAGSGIVKIKANYSVKGWLMDDDQRLVDLKAHEGTFGSSDTIDIMLYKEDGIFDEKTVKTIQDITRDLWQIKHIVRVESLTNYNSIESEEDDIFITPFLDEEVELSAENLAKKKERAINDNQLINSSLSKSGRFTYIRAFLDTFETTPPYDQVVVDTEELLEKYKKEDNNIQFFLGGISFINESLQRASDRDMAVVFPIVVTVLSIILLWFFKSFLGVVLPFSLVGLAILTTFGIEGHLGIELSSIIAALPAILIAIGIADSIHILIGYRHFALFEGMNNHDAAIASLKKNFIPTLLTTLTTSIGFFSLTTTEIKPIYNLGILSGIGTSVAWFFTYFFLGALLTKISFKRKENEDETKFSAFDGIFQFAEDHKVSINIITPIIAIGAIYLGMQNYINADPIEYFDKGTPVKQAFDKTRSEFGGSRVIELVFDSGEPEGVKNPAFMKKAEELVQWMLEDEKIIRVSSILDIIKKMNKTLHSDNEEYYAIPDTRRAIADQLFLYTLGLPQGLDLKNQLSLDNQKFRVLVMWDINDSTAAIEKTDKIMEKAKEIGIDIYEAGQSPIYNRVNDLVVNTLLTSMSISLPIIFLIILFVFKDLSLALLSLIPNVLPLSVAAGIMYLVGDELNIGNVIVFAVCLGIAVDDTIHFVSNYKLKMMAGMSGHDALASTMHQTGKALTLTTLMLTIAFGLFYLGDFVPNQKFGVYCSIILTLALIADLIVLPAALLSLKSSRE, via the coding sequence ATGAAACGTGCTCACTCCATCGCAGAAAGCGTTGCTAAGTATATTGTTGATCATACTAAAACATGCCTCTTTCTTTCATTCTTATTACTTGCTATTGCCGGAAGTGGAATCGTAAAAATTAAAGCCAATTACTCAGTAAAAGGTTGGCTAATGGATGATGACCAACGCCTTGTTGATCTTAAGGCCCACGAAGGAACATTTGGAAGTTCAGATACAATCGATATCATGCTTTATAAGGAAGATGGTATTTTCGATGAAAAGACGGTTAAGACGATTCAAGATATCACAAGAGATCTGTGGCAGATTAAGCATATTGTTCGAGTTGAAAGCTTAACAAATTATAATTCAATTGAATCAGAAGAAGATGATATTTTTATCACTCCATTTTTAGATGAAGAGGTTGAACTATCAGCTGAAAACCTAGCAAAGAAAAAAGAGAGAGCAATTAATGATAATCAACTTATCAATTCATCACTTTCAAAGTCTGGACGATTCACTTACATAAGGGCGTTTCTTGATACATTTGAAACGACTCCTCCTTATGATCAAGTTGTTGTTGATACCGAAGAATTGTTAGAGAAGTACAAAAAAGAAGATAATAATATCCAGTTTTTTCTCGGTGGGATTTCATTTATTAACGAATCACTACAAAGAGCATCTGATCGAGATATGGCCGTTGTTTTCCCAATTGTTGTGACGGTTCTTTCGATAATTCTTCTATGGTTTTTTAAAAGCTTTCTTGGCGTTGTTCTCCCCTTCTCACTTGTTGGTCTTGCGATTTTAACAACTTTTGGGATTGAGGGACACTTAGGAATTGAGCTATCAAGTATTATTGCTGCACTTCCGGCCATTCTAATAGCAATTGGTATTGCAGACTCGATCCATATCCTCATTGGCTATCGTCACTTTGCTTTATTTGAAGGAATGAATAATCACGATGCTGCAATTGCATCTTTAAAAAAGAACTTCATTCCAACCCTTCTTACAACATTAACAACTTCAATCGGTTTCTTCTCTCTAACAACGACAGAGATTAAACCAATTTATAATCTTGGTATTCTCTCTGGTATTGGAACATCAGTTGCTTGGTTTTTCACTTACTTCTTCTTAGGAGCACTACTTACTAAAATCTCATTTAAAAGAAAGGAAAATGAGGATGAAACAAAATTTAGTGCCTTTGATGGTATCTTCCAATTTGCAGAAGATCATAAAGTCTCTATAAATATCATCACACCAATTATTGCAATTGGCGCCATTTACCTAGGAATGCAAAATTATATCAATGCTGATCCAATTGAGTACTTTGATAAAGGTACTCCTGTAAAACAGGCCTTTGATAAAACAAGATCTGAATTTGGTGGATCACGTGTCATCGAATTAGTTTTTGACTCAGGTGAACCTGAAGGTGTAAAGAACCCAGCTTTTATGAAGAAAGCTGAAGAGCTAGTTCAATGGATGCTAGAGGATGAGAAAATAATTCGAGTAAGCTCTATTCTTGATATCATCAAGAAAATGAATAAGACGCTCCACTCAGACAATGAAGAATATTATGCAATTCCAGATACAAGAAGGGCCATTGCGGATCAACTCTTCTTATACACTCTAGGACTTCCTCAGGGACTTGATCTAAAGAATCAATTATCTCTTGATAATCAAAAGTTTCGCGTACTCGTTATGTGGGATATCAATGACTCAACTGCTGCAATTGAAAAAACTGATAAGATTATGGAAAAGGCCAAGGAAATTGGAATTGATATTTACGAAGCGGGACAATCCCCTATCTACAATCGAGTTAATGACCTTGTTGTAAACACTCTACTAACATCAATGAGTATTTCACTTCCAATTATTTTCTTAATTATTCTCTTTGTTTTCAAAGATCTCTCACTTGCACTACTTTCATTAATTCCAAACGTCTTACCTTTAAGTGTAGCCGCAGGAATTATGTACTTAGTTGGTGATGAATTAAATATTGGAAACGTAATCGTCTTTGCTGTTTGTCTCGGTATTGCGGTGGATGATACTATCCACTTTGTCTCAAATTACAAACTAAAGATGATGGCCGGTATGAGCGGGCACGACGCTTTAGCATCAACAATGCACCAAACAGGAAAAGCACTGACCTTGACAACGTTAATGCTTACGATCGCCTTTGGTCTCTTCTACTTAGGAGACTTTGTGCCTAATCAAAAATTTGGTGTTTACTGTTCAATTATTCTAACTTTAGCGCTTATTGCAGACCTAATTGTCCTACCTGCTGCGTTATTAAGTCTAAAGAGTTCAAGAGAATAG
- the lipA gene encoding lipoyl synthase: MTNQTDQNTQEYTDQYEAQRQKIQQKKARLNIGKEKEARNLERKPEWLRVGLPTGDNFKEVRKELREKKLFTVCEEASCPNMSECWSAKTATMMILGGTCTRACKFCHVDTGNPKGVVDFNEIENAAKMVETMSLKYLVVTSVDRDDLPDFGAGHFANVVKRINKDYPDTLVEVLIPDFNGESQHMDTLAKSNPFVIAQNIETVKRLTHDVRDRRAGYEQTLNCLKYYKENYPHIATKSSIMLGLGETHEEILETMQDLKNVGCDIVTLGQYMRPTMRHLKVERYYKPQEFEHYKKVAYEMGFEFVASGPLVRSSYKAADYLDHLRAKGHDI, from the coding sequence ATGACGAATCAAACAGATCAAAACACACAAGAGTACACTGATCAATACGAGGCCCAACGCCAGAAAATTCAACAAAAGAAGGCCCGCCTAAATATCGGAAAAGAGAAAGAGGCCAGAAACCTGGAAAGAAAACCAGAGTGGCTTCGAGTTGGTCTACCAACAGGTGATAACTTTAAAGAAGTAAGAAAAGAATTACGCGAAAAGAAGCTTTTCACAGTATGTGAAGAAGCAAGTTGTCCAAATATGTCGGAATGTTGGTCCGCAAAAACTGCAACAATGATGATTCTAGGAGGAACGTGTACAAGAGCATGTAAGTTCTGTCATGTTGATACAGGAAATCCTAAAGGTGTCGTTGATTTTAATGAAATAGAAAATGCCGCAAAAATGGTTGAAACCATGTCACTAAAATACCTTGTTGTAACAAGCGTTGACCGTGATGATCTTCCAGACTTCGGTGCTGGCCATTTTGCTAATGTCGTTAAACGAATTAATAAAGACTATCCAGATACTCTAGTAGAAGTTCTAATCCCTGATTTTAATGGTGAGTCCCAACATATGGACACTCTTGCAAAGAGTAATCCATTTGTCATTGCTCAAAATATTGAAACAGTAAAAAGACTTACTCACGATGTACGTGACAGACGTGCGGGATATGAACAAACTCTTAATTGCTTAAAATATTACAAAGAAAACTATCCTCATATAGCAACGAAATCCTCTATCATGCTTGGACTAGGAGAAACTCATGAAGAAATTCTTGAGACGATGCAAGATCTAAAAAATGTAGGATGTGATATCGTTACTCTAGGTCAATACATGCGCCCTACAATGAGACACCTAAAAGTTGAGCGCTACTATAAACCACAAGAGTTTGAACACTATAAGAAAGTCGCCTATGAAATGGGATTTGAATTCGTAGCCTCAGGACCGTTAGTACGTTCAAGCTATAAAGCAGCAGATTATCTTGATCACCTAAGAGCGAAAGGCCATGACATTTAA
- a CDS encoding DUF2237 family protein: MTQERNDHLNVLGTPLQMCGCTPMTGFYRDGFCRTDMQDRGMHTVCCVVTEEFLEFSKADGNDLSTPMPQFQFSGLKPGDKWCLCAGRWLNAYKAGKACPVILESCHEETLAVIPLSALKEFSLR; this comes from the coding sequence ATGACACAAGAAAGAAATGACCACTTAAATGTTTTAGGTACTCCTTTACAAATGTGTGGCTGTACTCCAATGACAGGTTTTTATCGAGACGGTTTTTGTCGAACAGATATGCAAGACAGAGGAATGCATACAGTTTGTTGTGTTGTAACAGAAGAGTTTTTAGAGTTTTCAAAAGCTGACGGCAATGATCTCTCAACCCCTATGCCTCAATTTCAATTCTCAGGATTAAAACCAGGAGACAAGTGGTGTCTTTGCGCTGGCCGCTGGCTAAATGCATATAAGGCAGGGAAAGCTTGTCCTGTTATTCTTGAATCTTGCCATGAGGAAACCCTAGCGGTAATCCCTCTTAGCGCACTTAAAGAATTTTCACTTAGATAA
- a CDS encoding RNA polymerase sigma factor codes for MMKTIFGANSKLTRASDKELMLLVTKDNNHHAFRKLYERLSEKLYRFIYYIVLDESVAQEITHEAFLTLYDKRKMYRSDYQVSTWLWTIGRNKAYDYKKKKKEISIDDEIIISLPNDDISTLQKLAQEASSETIKEALKLLPDSQRDAILLWMDDYNTKEMAEIMEKSEQAIKNLINRAKMKLKEVLEGRMESI; via the coding sequence ATGATGAAGACAATATTTGGTGCAAATTCAAAACTTACAAGGGCCTCTGACAAAGAGCTGATGCTTCTTGTTACCAAAGATAATAATCATCATGCTTTTAGAAAACTATATGAGCGCTTAAGTGAGAAGCTATATCGCTTTATCTATTATATTGTCCTCGATGAGAGTGTTGCCCAAGAAATCACTCATGAAGCTTTCCTTACCCTCTATGATAAGAGAAAGATGTATCGAAGTGATTACCAAGTTTCAACATGGCTTTGGACTATAGGTAGAAACAAAGCATACGACTATAAAAAGAAGAAAAAAGAGATCAGTATTGATGATGAAATAATAATCTCATTACCAAATGATGATATCTCAACACTTCAAAAACTTGCACAAGAAGCAAGCTCTGAAACAATAAAAGAAGCATTAAAGCTTCTTCCAGATTCACAAAGAGATGCCATCCTCTTATGGATGGATGACTATAATACAAAAGAGATGGCTGAGATTATGGAAAAATCGGAACAGGCCATTAAAAATCTTATAAACCGAGCAAAAATGAAACTTAAGGAAGTACTTGAAGGAAGAATGGAGTCGATATGA
- the lipB gene encoding lipoyl(octanoyl) transferase LipB — MTFNELLKELNINEFDLETQGQTHIFHKDNWDYEEALTFQEKVNEFIYNNPEQMVYIITSHPEVFTMGRGLQRNQIEQHGLVDFDQAIINKIDVPVVNIKRGGGLTFHHPGQVIVYPIVHIGRQKLKTIELINNLFKSTVRAIENNDKTISNLDFDRPLLGLWHGEKKLASMGVQLKRFVSMHGMALNVYPSQKMNRALQLTFPCGLPGDIYNTLVNVSEDVIDKENYRSNFIKCLKEQLLN, encoded by the coding sequence ATGACATTTAACGAATTACTTAAAGAATTAAATATCAATGAATTTGACCTTGAGACTCAAGGCCAAACTCATATTTTTCATAAAGATAATTGGGACTATGAAGAAGCTCTTACCTTTCAAGAGAAGGTTAATGAGTTTATTTATAATAACCCTGAACAAATGGTTTATATTATCACTTCCCATCCAGAAGTCTTTACGATGGGACGAGGGTTACAACGTAATCAAATCGAACAACATGGACTTGTTGACTTTGACCAGGCCATTATTAATAAAATTGATGTTCCTGTAGTTAATATAAAAAGAGGTGGCGGGTTAACCTTTCATCATCCAGGTCAAGTGATAGTCTATCCAATCGTCCATATTGGTAGGCAGAAACTAAAGACAATTGAGTTAATTAATAACCTATTCAAAAGTACAGTTAGGGCCATTGAAAATAATGACAAAACAATTTCTAATCTAGACTTTGATAGGCCATTGCTTGGATTATGGCATGGAGAAAAGAAGTTAGCATCAATGGGCGTCCAACTTAAGCGCTTTGTTTCTATGCATGGAATGGCATTAAACGTCTATCCATCACAGAAGATGAATCGTGCACTACAATTAACTTTTCCATGTGGCCTGCCTGGAGATATTTACAATACCCTCGTAAATGTATCAGAAGATGTCATTGATAAAGAAAATTATCGCTCAAATTTTATAAAATGTTTAAAAGAACAATTACTTAATTAA
- a CDS encoding LysR family transcriptional regulator has translation MNWNHLYCFYEAAKHKSVKKAALKMGLAPSTVSEQVKKLEQHYDVQLFERKVREIVLTQKGEDVYSYAKNIFDNGMRLIDSLTFEDDGGYDVCFSIESHLESQAVSAFLGDYFQLYRDFGHTKTKRSKNFSQTMYFLENDTVDIAISDNPISNDMYKNFLVANNQLRFYISTSMAAKFRDLPMEQVVKKLPVGFLSSDESLILNATQLLKEQGIYLKESFFSEHLEYLETLALRGEIILAAIGNETIFQNLYCLGPDNEIAVPTYAILKRRNENLLYARKLKDLLHVENEDNTARGLINLH, from the coding sequence ATGAATTGGAATCATCTCTATTGTTTTTATGAAGCTGCAAAGCATAAATCTGTAAAGAAGGCCGCATTAAAAATGGGGCTAGCTCCCTCTACAGTGAGTGAACAGGTGAAGAAGCTTGAGCAGCATTACGATGTTCAATTGTTTGAGCGTAAGGTCCGTGAGATTGTTCTAACGCAAAAAGGCGAAGACGTTTATTCCTATGCAAAGAATATCTTTGATAATGGTATGCGCCTTATTGATAGCCTAACTTTTGAAGATGATGGCGGGTATGATGTTTGTTTTTCTATAGAGTCACATTTAGAATCACAGGCCGTCTCGGCTTTCTTGGGAGATTACTTTCAATTATATCGAGACTTTGGCCATACAAAAACAAAGAGATCCAAAAATTTTTCACAGACAATGTACTTCTTAGAAAACGATACTGTTGATATTGCTATTAGTGACAATCCGATAAGTAATGACATGTATAAGAACTTCTTGGTCGCAAATAATCAGCTTCGCTTCTATATAAGTACTTCCATGGCCGCTAAGTTTAGAGATTTGCCTATGGAGCAAGTTGTTAAAAAATTGCCAGTTGGATTCTTATCATCAGATGAGTCTTTAATTCTTAATGCTACGCAATTATTAAAAGAGCAGGGAATTTATTTGAAAGAGAGCTTTTTTAGCGAGCACCTTGAATATCTTGAAACCTTGGCATTGAGAGGTGAGATCATTCTTGCTGCAATAGGTAATGAAACAATCTTTCAGAATCTATATTGCCTTGGCCCAGATAATGAGATTGCAGTTCCAACATATGCCATATTAAAACGCCGTAACGAAAATCTTCTTTATGCACGTAAGCTAAAGGATCTTCTACATGTTGAAAACGAGGATAATACTGCCAGAGGCCTTATAAATCTTCATTAA
- a CDS encoding pentapeptide repeat-containing protein, whose translation MTTQNTMFTAIKKQNENRINLRNMENIRLISASRLENSSFDNSMLDKINIRHSDLNESDLRKCNMKYAKHNNSNYEGVDFTWSNLTRNKFKRINLKDVTLECTNLEDSSFDECELAATSFRWANLNGVTFKSCNLAGCDFSNVDLTNTVFINCNLKGAIFNINTRMPFQKDNAINKLGMDFVGIQ comes from the coding sequence ATGACTACGCAAAACACGATGTTTACTGCTATTAAAAAGCAAAATGAAAACCGTATAAACCTTCGAAATATGGAGAATATACGACTGATCAGTGCTTCAAGACTAGAGAATAGTTCATTCGATAACTCAATGCTAGATAAAATCAATATTAGACACTCAGACCTTAATGAAAGTGACTTGAGAAAGTGTAATATGAAGTACGCAAAGCACAATAATTCAAATTATGAAGGTGTTGACTTTACTTGGTCAAACCTAACAAGAAATAAATTCAAAAGAATCAATCTTAAAGACGTTACTCTTGAGTGTACCAACCTTGAAGATAGCTCTTTTGATGAATGTGAACTAGCTGCAACAAGCTTTCGCTGGGCAAACCTAAATGGTGTAACTTTTAAAAGCTGTAACTTAGCAGGTTGTGACTTCTCAAATGTAGACCTTACAAATACAGTCTTCATTAATTGTAACCTTAAAGGTGCCATTTTTAACATCAATACAAGAATGCCATTTCAAAAAGATAATGCAATTAACAAACTTGGCATGGATTTCGTTGGAATCCAATAG